In Calderihabitans maritimus, one genomic interval encodes:
- a CDS encoding 4Fe-4S dicluster domain-containing protein: MDQILISPERCLGCRSCELACAVEHFPGKDLFLAVAAEEPPVARIFVETDGKTNFPMQCRHCQQPQCVNACMTGALRQDNETGKVIFGQDKCVGCWMCVMACPFGVIVQDWRQRVALKCDRCPDRDVPACAAACPTGAIRFMPVPDYSKEKRQRYLTMFVDEEGQND, from the coding sequence ATGGACCAAATTTTGATTAGTCCGGAACGCTGTTTAGGGTGTCGCAGCTGCGAACTGGCCTGTGCGGTAGAACACTTTCCCGGTAAAGATCTATTTTTGGCGGTAGCTGCTGAGGAACCCCCGGTAGCCCGTATTTTCGTGGAGACTGACGGAAAAACCAACTTTCCCATGCAGTGCCGGCACTGCCAGCAGCCCCAGTGTGTCAATGCCTGCATGACTGGAGCATTAAGGCAGGATAACGAAACGGGCAAGGTTATATTCGGGCAAGACAAGTGTGTGGGCTGTTGGATGTGTGTTATGGCCTGTCCCTTCGGGGTAATTGTTCAAGACTGGCGCCAGAGGGTAGCCTTGAAGTGTGACCGCTGTCCCGACAGGGATGTACCGGCCTGTGCTGCTGCCTGCCCCACGGGAGCCATACGTTTTATGCCGGTACCGGACTATAGCAAGGAGAAAAGACAGCGCTACTTAACCATGTTTGTCGATGAAGAGGGACAAAATGATTAA
- the spo0A gene encoding sporulation transcription factor Spo0A, producing MGESISILIADDNKELCELLKEYLDEEEDFKLVGIAYNGLQTIKMIEQHEPDVVILDIIMPHLDGIGVLEKLNNTRLSKRPKIIILTTLGQETTTLRSIELGADYYILKPFDFQVLGTRIRQLANGGNSSSQGPVRSRNLDVEVTRIIHQMGVPAHIKGYQYLRDAILMVIEEVNLLGAVTKELYPMIAEKYNTTPSRVERAIRHAIELAWDRGNVEMMNKFFGYTINVERGKPTNSEFIAMIADKLRLGTKVS from the coding sequence ATGGGGGAATCAATTAGTATATTGATTGCAGATGACAACAAAGAACTTTGTGAATTATTAAAAGAATATTTAGACGAAGAAGAAGATTTTAAACTGGTGGGTATAGCGTATAACGGTTTGCAGACTATTAAAATGATTGAACAACATGAGCCGGATGTAGTTATTCTTGATATTATTATGCCTCATTTAGACGGTATCGGCGTGTTGGAGAAACTTAATAATACCCGGCTTAGCAAACGCCCTAAAATAATCATCCTGACTACGCTGGGGCAAGAGACGACGACTTTACGTTCCATCGAATTAGGAGCCGATTACTATATCCTCAAACCCTTTGATTTTCAAGTTCTGGGGACTCGAATCCGCCAGCTTGCCAATGGGGGAAACTCATCCAGCCAGGGACCCGTTCGCAGCAGAAACCTAGACGTGGAGGTAACCAGAATTATTCATCAAATGGGAGTTCCGGCTCATATTAAAGGTTACCAGTACCTGCGAGACGCTATACTCATGGTGATTGAAGAAGTAAATCTATTAGGTGCTGTAACTAAAGAACTTTATCCTATGATTGCCGAAAAATACAATACCACCCCGAGCCGGGTGGAAAGAGCCATCCGTCATGCTATTGAGCTGGCCTGGGACCGGGGTAACGTAGAGATGATGAACAAGTTCTTCGGCTACACCATTAACGTGGAGCGGGGTAAACCTACCAATTCCGAATTTATAGCCATGATTGCCGATAAGCTGCGCTTAGGAACAAAAGTGAGCTAA